One region of Triticum aestivum cultivar Chinese Spring chromosome 6B, IWGSC CS RefSeq v2.1, whole genome shotgun sequence genomic DNA includes:
- the LOC123138140 gene encoding membrane protein PM19L yields MAVGAASRRYIGPLLCINLVMHAAVLGIAGWSLNKFIDRETHRHLGGNTATGYLLVFSLMAGVVGACSVLPALLHVRAPWHSESLAAAASTGLVSWALTALAFGLACKHITLGNRGRRLRTLEAFITISTLTQLFYLLLLHAGALSGVLGVGQACGNHGETCCREIPRGELAADHKTAGGAPSPDA; encoded by the exons ATGGCCGTGGGCGCGGCGAGCAGGCGGTACATCGGGCCCCTGCTGTGCATCAACCTCGTCATGCACGCCGCCGTCCTCGGCATCGCCGGCTGGTCGCTCAACAAGTTCATCGACCGCGAGACGCACCGCC ATCTAGGAGGTAACACGGCGACGGGGTATCTGCTCGTCTTCTCGCTCATGGCCGGGGTGGTCGGCGCCTGCTCGGTGCTCCCCGCCCTGCTCCACGTCAGGGCGCCCTGGCACAGCGAGAGCCTCGCCGCCGCGGCCTCCACCGGGCTCGTCTCCTGGGCGCTCACCGCCCTCGCCTTCGG CCTCGCGTGCAAGCATATCACTCTGGGGAACCGAGGAAGGCGCCTG AGGACGTTGGAGGCGTTCATCACGATCTCGACGCTGACGCAGCTGTTCTACCTGCTTCTGCTCCACGCCGGCGCCTTGAGCGGGGTGCTCGGAGTTGGACAGGCCTGCGGGAACCACGGCGAAACTTGCTGCCGCGAGATCCCTCGGGGAGAGCTCGCCGCGGACCATAAGACGGCGGGAGGGGCTCCGTCCCCGGATGCATGA
- the LOC123138141 gene encoding protein CURVATURE THYLAKOID 1A, chloroplastic isoform X2, which produces MAATACSTALLGVAGARLPAGAPPTVLLPRRNFSPLRLQDAPRLSLLPAKAASDDTSAASGDELVDDLKAKWDAVENKSTVLTYAGGAIVAVWFSSVIVGAVNSLPLLPKIMELVGLGYTGWFVYRYLLFKERRKELADDVESLKKSIAGTEAE; this is translated from the exons ATGGCCGCAACGGCGTGCTCTACGGCGCTTCTGGGTGTAGCAGGAGCACGCCTCCCCGCCGGCGCGCCGCCAACCGTTCTTCTCCCACGGCGTAACTTCTCCCCTCTTCGCCTCCAAG ATGCACCGCGGCTCTCTCTGCTCCCGGCGAAGGCCGCCTCCGATGACACCTCTGCCGCGAGCGGCGACGAGCTCGTCGACGACCTGAAAGCCAAG TGGGACGCCGTCGAGAACAAGTCCACCGTGCTGACGTACGCCGGCGGCGCCATCGTCGCCGTATGGTTCTCCTCCGTCATCGTCGGCGCCGTCAACTCCCTGCCTCTG CTTCCCAAAATCATGGAGCTTGTTGGGCTCGGCTACACCGGATGGTTCGTGTACCGCTACCTCCTCTTCAAG GAACGCAGGAAAGAGCTGGCCGACGACGTGGAGTCTTTGAAGAAGAGCATTGCTGGTACAGAGGCAGagtaa
- the LOC123138141 gene encoding protein CURVATURE THYLAKOID 1A, chloroplastic isoform X1, with product MAATACSTALLGVAGARLPAGAPPTVLLPRRNFSPLRLQGAHDAPRLSLLPAKAASDDTSAASGDELVDDLKAKWDAVENKSTVLTYAGGAIVAVWFSSVIVGAVNSLPLLPKIMELVGLGYTGWFVYRYLLFKERRKELADDVESLKKSIAGTEAE from the exons ATGGCCGCAACGGCGTGCTCTACGGCGCTTCTGGGTGTAGCAGGAGCACGCCTCCCCGCCGGCGCGCCGCCAACCGTTCTTCTCCCACGGCGTAACTTCTCCCCTCTTCGCCTCCAAGGCGCGCACG ATGCACCGCGGCTCTCTCTGCTCCCGGCGAAGGCCGCCTCCGATGACACCTCTGCCGCGAGCGGCGACGAGCTCGTCGACGACCTGAAAGCCAAG TGGGACGCCGTCGAGAACAAGTCCACCGTGCTGACGTACGCCGGCGGCGCCATCGTCGCCGTATGGTTCTCCTCCGTCATCGTCGGCGCCGTCAACTCCCTGCCTCTG CTTCCCAAAATCATGGAGCTTGTTGGGCTCGGCTACACCGGATGGTTCGTGTACCGCTACCTCCTCTTCAAG GAACGCAGGAAAGAGCTGGCCGACGACGTGGAGTCTTTGAAGAAGAGCATTGCTGGTACAGAGGCAGagtaa